Proteins encoded in a region of the Dryobates pubescens isolate bDryPub1 chromosome 14, bDryPub1.pri, whole genome shotgun sequence genome:
- the MYC gene encoding myc proto-oncogene protein: MPLSAGFPSKNYDYDYDSVQPYFYFEEEEENFYLAAQQRGSELQPPAPSEDIWKKFELLPTPPLSPSRRSSLAAASCFPSTADQLEIVTELLGGDMVNQSFICDPDDESFVKSIIIQDCMWSGFSAAAKLEKVVSEKLASYQAARREGGPAARPGPPPGGPPPPGLAASPVASTGLYLHDLGAAAADCIDPSVVFPYPLSERAPRAGAPGSSPASLLGDDTPPTTSSDSEEEQEEDEEIDVVTLAEANESESSTESSTDTSEEHSKPHHSPLVLKRCHVNIHQHNYAASPKVEYPAAKRLKLDNGRVLKQISNNRKCSSPRTSDSEENDKRRTHNVLERQRRNELKLSFFALRDQIPDVANNEKAPKVVILKKATEYVLSIQSDEHRLIAEKEQLRRRREQLKHKLEQLRNSCA; the protein is encoded by the exons ATGCCGCTCAGCGCCGGCTTCCCCAGCAAGAACTATGACTACGACTATGATTCGGTGCAGCCCTACTTCTACttcgaggaggaggaggagaacttcTACCTAGCGgcgcagcagaggggcagcgaGCTGCAGCCCCCGGCCCCGTCCGAGGACATCTGGAAGAAGTTTGAATTGCTGCCCACGccgcccctctcccccagccgcCGCTCCAGCCTGGCCGCCGCCTCCTGCTTCCCCTCCACTGCCGACCAGCTGGAGATAGTGACCGAGCTCCTCGGGGGGGACATGGTCAACCAGAGCTTCATATGCGACCCGGACGATGAGTCCTTCGTCAAGTCCATCATCATCCAGGACTGCATGTGGAGCGGCTTTTCCGCCGCCGCCAAGCTGGAGAAGGTGGTCTCTGAGAAGCTGGCCTCCTACCAGGCAGCCCGCCGAGAGGGGGGCCCCGCCGCCCGTCCCGGGCCTCCGCCCGGCGGGCCGCCACCACCCGGCCTCGCCGCCTCCCCCGTAGCTTCGACCGGCCTCTACCTGCACGATTtgggcgccgccgccgccgacTGCATCGACCCCTCGGTGGTCTTCCCCTACCCGCTCAGCGAGCGGGCCCCGCGAGCCGGGGCACCCGGCTCCAGCCCCGCGTCCCTGCTGGGCGACGACACGCCGCCCACCACCAGCAGCGACTCGG AAGAAGAACAAGAGGAGGACGAGGAAATTGATGTCGTTACATTAGCTGAAGCAAATGAATctgaatccagcacagagtccagcacagacacATCAGAAGAGCACAGTAAGCCCCACCACAGCCCACTAGTTCTCAAACGGTGTCATGTCAACATCCATCAGCACAATTACGCCGCTTCTCCGAAGGTTGAATACCCAGCTGCAAAAAGGCTAAAGTTGGACAATGGCAGAGTTCTTAAACAGATCAGCAACAACCGCAAATGCTCAAGTCCCCGCACATCAGATTCGGAAGAGAATGACAAGAGGCGAACTCACAATGTCTTGGAGCGCCAGAGGAGAAACGAGCTGAAGCTGAGTTTCTTTGCCTTGCGTGATCAGATACCTGATGTGGCCAACAATGAAAAGGCGCCCAAGGTTGTCATCCTGAAAAAAGCAACAGAGTATGTTCTTTCCATCCAGTCAGACGAGCACAGACTGATCGCAGAGAAAGAACAGTTGAGGCGGAGGAGAGAACAGTTGAAACACAAACTCGAGCAGCTAAGGAACTCTTGTGCATAG